Proteins from a genomic interval of Phlebotomus papatasi isolate M1 chromosome 3, Ppap_2.1, whole genome shotgun sequence:
- the LOC129807251 gene encoding epoxide hydrolase 3-like translates to MNVAFIIRLILSYVLCLYYNAKYIVLIILSILLKGSTRTLEVKDRPTPPAILQNPQYGNHKYITVNGIKLHYVEKGDQNKPLMLFVHGFPEFWYSWRHQIVEFSKDYWCIAVDMRGYGDSDKPKGLASYKMDNMVDDLRALVKGLGRERVTLVCHDWGAVIGWRYILRHMETVEKYVMIGAPAMEVYGWIAQREWDQFRKGWYVFFFKAPLIPEMALRTNDLSIFKAMKTESTTDEDIEAFKYTFAKPKALTYPLNYYRANAFGQVSRIKKKPEKYAPGLYLLGEKEAFISLSTGPAMEKVYPNLTYKLVPRATHFAQQDKPTLVNEMMRNFLTSSTK, encoded by the exons ATGAATGTGGCATTTATTATTCGTTTAATTCTGTCATACGTCCTCTGTTTGTACTATAATGCCAAGTACATTGTTTTAATCATCTTGAGCATTCTTCTCAAGGGTAGCACGCGAACACTTGAGGTCAAAGATCGTCCAACTCCACCGGCAATTCTCCAAAATCCTCAGTACGGGAATCACAAGTATATCACTGTGAAT GGCATTAAACTACATTATGTGGAGAAAGGCGATCAAAATAAACCGCTGATGCTCTTTGTGCATGGTTTTCCCGAATTTTGGTATTCATGGCGCCATCAAATTGTGGAATTTTCAAAGGATTACTG GTGCATTGCAGTCGATATGCGTGGCTATGGTGATTCTGATAAACCTAAAGGCTTAGCTTCTTACAAAATGGATAACATGGTTGATGACTTGAGGGCCTTAGTAAAGGGTTTAGGACGTGAACGTGTTACTCTTGTCTGTCACGATTGGGGCGCTGTAATCGGTTGGCGGTATATCCTACGTCATATGGAAACTGTGGAGAAGTATGTGATGATTGGGGCACCTGCCATGGAGGTTTACGGTTGGATAGCGCAACGGGAGTGGGATCAGTTCCGTAAGGGATGGTACGTGTTCTTCTTCAAGGCACCACTTATACCCGAGATGGCGCTGCGCACCAATGACTTAAGCATTTTCAAAGCTATGAAGACTGAAAGTACAACAGATGAGGACATTGAGGCCTTCAAATACACCTTTGCTAAACCCAAAGCGCTGACCTATCCTCTGAATTACTATCGTGCCAATGCATTTGGTCAGGTGTCGCGTATTAAGAAGAAGCCAGAGAAATATGCTCCTGGTCTGTATTTGTTGGGCGAGAAGGAGGCATTCATATCCCTATCTACTGGACCCGCAATGGAAAAGGTTTATCCTAATCTCACGTACAAACTTGTACCTCGAGCCACACATTTTGCACAGCAAGATAAACCAACACTGGTCAATGAGATGATGAGGAATTTCCTCACTTCTTCCACCAAGTAA